The window TGCAGGCAGGGCCTCAGAACTAcgttctactctgatggaaatatgtttgtttgtttcagcgCTCGGTGACTGGGGTTGTCCATACATACAGGGTTCAGCTGGTCTCAATAAGGAAGATCAGGCAAAGAAAGAAGGAGACAAAGCTTGTGAAGAAACTATTCCTTTATTGGTGAGTAGTGTCCAGTCAAGTCTGCCAGGGGGGAACGGTTCGAACTGTAGTCTGTCGAAACCCAAACCAGgttcactcacacactcgcTCTACTGGTTGGTGAttggtggttggggggggggggggggctgggactgggtgtATGAGGTGCGAATGTGCATGTTTGCTACCCCCCAAAAAGGGGAATCCATCTTTTACCCTGAAACAATGTTTAGACCTTAGCCATACTAATGATGTATTCCTTCTGGGGTGGGGgttaggggtgagagagggttgTGGGAGGTGGGGGCAACAGAACTCCCAACAAGGCTCAACGAGTCAGGACATGGTGTAGGTGGGAAGAGGATAGGGGCTCAAAAACACATCAGAAAATAACATCGGAAAACCCCCTAACCCATTTTATTCTTCCATTTATTCTAAACTCATTCATTCCCCTCTTTTgccggagagggagggggcagagggagggggggggggggagcggtgtGACCAGAAGTGCTCCCCTTCCCTCGTCCGTCGCAGCGGAATCTGGGACGGCACTCGCCGTGGCGAACCTGCCCTTCTACTTGGAGTTGGCGGAGCCGCTCAGCATCTTGCGGACGGCCTGGGCGATGGCGTCGCGGTCGATGCCGAAGATCTTCAGCAGCTCCTGAGGTTTGCCGCTGCGGGGGACGTGGGCCACCGCCAGTCGGTGCACGCTGTAGCCCGCCTCGCTCGCCACCGCCGAGCACACCGCCTCCCCCAGACCACCTGTGGAAGCGCAGCCACACGGAGATGTACAGCCTCAAACATAGAACGGATTTGACTGCAATACCCATCACCCCAAGGTCAGAGGTCCAGAGAAATCAAAGCTAATCACTGACAGAGAGTCTGtggtgtttttctttcttcctttgtcTCGGCTGCCTTTGTGCAGTGGCATCCCACTTTGTCGTATATCGTGCTGTACGTTAAAGTAGCAGCCAGGCTGCCCTAtagctgtgtctgtgttccgGCCCATTAACCACACtgtcagcccctcccccctcccacacacacacacacctctctgccCCACTGAGCAACGGGCTGATGGAATCTGCGGTGACAGCCTTGACGACcctccccgccccgcccccccacacccacacccacaaaaCACACCCGCACGCACTCCTGTCCTTCACCCATACATTCACCCTGGGCTCCTCCTACTCCTTCCACTTGGAGACCGTTTGcacgaagggggggggggggggtggagagtggATGGTGAAGGGTAGGGGGCCACGGGGTGCTCCATAATTCTATCCAGCCCCCTCtcatgacaccccccccccccacctcctcccctctctacgACCTACACAGGgcccaccacacaaacacagcctccaCCCTGTCTTAACCTTCCCCAGCAACCACTCCTcagcccccttccccctctctcacatagtgtacacccccctcacccccaccccgctATGCTCGCCTCACCCCCCCCGTGGCTAAGTGGAGcagacccccacacccacaacgacccccccccccctccccccttcctctccctcgcaTCCTCACCTGTCATAATGCACTATTCATGTTCAATGTTCACGTTCGGGGagtggggttgggggtggggttgggggtggggggtctggACCCTGGGCGATGGGGGATGTTGATGCTGACCGCAGCGTGGCTCTGTCTACCGCAGGATATCGGCTCATTTCTGAGGGCCGTTGACACGCACATGAACGTGCACGCACAGGGTTATTTCCTGTTTTCACTTCCCCCTGCTGAGAAGAGCAAGCTGGTGGAAACCCACAGACCACCATAGTGTCTCCAGGGCCACAGCTCTGCTGTGTCTTCATCATGGAATGAGATGCTCCCTCGTTCAGAGTGGATGGATAGTTTTACCGCTAAGCCCTCTGGAGAACTTGGCAGGCAAACGAGTCCGGTTCTCTCATTTGTCCACACATTGCTTTTATTCACTAGGTTAAACTGGGTGACatggctagtgtgtgtgtgtttgtgtgtcaggtggctgagtggtgagggagtcgggctagtaatctgaaggttgccagttcgattctcggccgtgtcaaatgacgttgtgtccttggacaaggcacttcaccctacttcctttggggggaatgtccctgtacttactgtaggtcgctttggataaaataaataactcaatgtaaatgtgtgtgtgtgtgtgtgtgtgtgtgtggggtaagaGTACCCACCCTCATAGTAGTGGTCCTCCACAGTGAGGATGCGTCCCCTGGTGGCCCTGGCGTTGTCGATGATTGTCTTGGAGTCCAGGGGCTTGATGGTGAACGGGTCGATCACACGAATGTTGATCCTCTCTGACACAGAGTAGTCACACGGTTAAACGTGTGTGTACTGTGCCAACCTGTGTGtcatgagagagtgtgtgtgtgtgagtctggtaCCTTTCTTTAGCTGCTCCGCTGCAGCCAAGGCCTCATGCAGGGTCACCCCGGCTCCTATCACGGTCACATGATCATCGTTGGTCTTATACACCACCTGACACACAGAATCATCCCACTGTATCAACAGCATACGTCTGAGGTCTACAGCAACCCCAGAATCACAGTCAAAACAGGAACCGTACATCAGCAATTCGTATCTGTAGCGATATCAGTGATGAGAAGTACCTTCGCCTGGCCCACATGGAAGTCCTCGGTGCTGTTGTAGAGGATGGCGTTCTCTGGACGACTGGTTCTGATGAAACACACACCCTGagagtagcacacacacacacacacgtcagcagGTCATTTCGGGGATAGGTTCTGTGAGGGTAATCTGGATGGTCTAGACCACTGGTCTTCaaacctggtcctcagggaccccctctcctgcatgttttagatgtttccctgctccaacacacctgattcaactgaatggttatctagttatgcagaagcctgttaacgaccattaatttgaatcaggtgtgttggagcagggaaacatctaaaacgtgcaggacagggagtccctgaggaccagggttgaagacctctggtcTAGACTAGCATCAAGCATGGTGGTACCTTGGTGTTGGCTGCCAGCTCTACAGCTTTCTCTGTGGAAACCCCATCGCTAGGGTAGAATACCGTTGCCGTGGGGATGGCCCTGAACATGGCCAGATCCTCCAGGCCCATCTGAGAAGGCCCATCCTCACCTggaaccatcacacacacacacacacaaaccaacacacacacatcagatacCACAGCACTTGGAGTGTTGAGGGTGGTTGAAGTGTGATCCAGTGGACGGGCATGCGTTAGCTCTGAGGCCGTAGACATGCGATGTACCTGAGGAGGTGAGAGATCACCTGGCCAACCGTCACTACCTccatgatggagagagagaaggagggagggagggccggcGAGAGGAAGGGGCGGAGGAAGGGACGAATGTGGGTGGGCAGAGGACAAGAATGTGAAGAAAGGAGAGTGAAAAGTTCAGGCCgggtcaggagagagagcaggagctcAACAGAAGAAGATCACCAGAGAGAAGAGGTGCAGCCCAAAGCAGGAACAGGGTTAGGGAGACAGGACCCACTGCTGCTAGCTACACTAGCTTCAGCTGAAAACAGGCCCACACCGCTCTAACGTACTGTCAACACTTGGGGCGTGTTCAATTTAGCTGCCTGACAGCATTCCTGCCCAGGCTCCGGCTGCTGTGGGCTGCACCGGACCAACGGAAAATCAACCGAggtcagggagaggacagaaggAGGGATTCAGGGATTGAACTACAAGTAGCTGGTTtagggagaggggtgggtgaATCAAGACTACAGactagaggtcaggggtcagagaggggaCTGACCGATGGAGATGCCACAGTGCGAGCCGCAGAGGTTGATGTTGCTCTCGGAGATAGCGGCCATGCGGATCTGGTCGTAGGCGCGGGAGAAGAAGGTGGCGAAGGTGCTGGCGAACACCACGTTGCGGTCCCGAACGGCGCAACCCATGGCAACACTCACCTAGGTgatggagagggggtgggggtaggggatTTCACCAGTGAGTGCGTTTCAAAGGTAACCATCTGCACCTCAAGACATTCTGTTCAATGCGTAGCTACTGATATGGTGTCAGAACTGACAGTCCGGTATGGTTCATGAAGTCGTGCATGTCAAATAGGATCGTGTCATTGGTCATCTCATgtctgacagacacagagatgctGTCATCCACATGACCCATCACGATGTCGCTAACATGTCacgacagcacagacagagccGCTTATTTGAATTAAGATGAGCGACCTACATTTGGTTGGATTGTTGTAACAtgccacgcacacacgcacacatatccGCAAGTGAGCCAACcagcagacactcacacacgcacacattcattacattacatttagtgatTTAGCCGACGCTCTTatgcagagcgacttacagtaagtacagggacattcccccccccccccgaggcaagtagggtgaagtgccttgcccaaggacacaacgtcatttgacacggtcgggaattgaaccggcgaccttctgattactagccagattccctaaccgctcagccacctgactcccattcaGCCTGAGACCATAACACTGAAGGTATTACAATCATGTGAACGGGCTGCACTGGGGTAAAGGTTAACAGGTCATGCAACatcaactaaccctaaccccctcaGGTGAGGGAGTTAGGAGTTGGCTATCTCACCACGCTCGAGAAGCTACCTCACGTCAACACCAGCTAGTGACGCTGAACAAAGGCACAGACAGTGAAGGACACAGAACCTTCCAGAGCCGGCGTCTCACCATGTTCTGCTCGGCAATGTAGCACTCCACGTAGCGGTTGGGGTGCTCGTTCTTGAAGATCTCAGAGAAGGTGGAGTTCTTGGTGTCTCCGTCCAGAGCCACCACGCGCTCGTTGTAGCGGCCCAGCTTAGCCAGAGCCATGCCATAGGCCTTCCTTGTGGCGatctggacacaaacacacacgcacacacacgtgtcatcCCAGATCCCCAAAATCATCTAAGTGGGACTGACTACCCAGGGCCCCAATGGGTGGAGGGCCCCTCGAAAAGCTTGACCTGAAAACGTGCTGAAAGAAAAAATGGACAAAGCCAAaatggggaaggagggagcaaAGTGCAATCTCTTCATGGGGCCCCAAAATTCTTAGGGGCGCCTTTGATCACAATCACACACGCCCCCATTGCCCTGGCCTTCCCCTCGTTCAAACACCAAACATTTCCTTTCAGCTACTTCTCCGCCCAGTTTCTCCTCGTGCCCAGAAACGGTTGCTACTCCCTCCCTTGCTAcctacctcctccaccccccagccctctaccTTGTCCCGGTCTTGTGGCCCCTACCTTGTCCCCGGTCTTGTAGCTGGGCGCGCTGGGCATCCTGATGTTGCGCAGGCTGACCGGCGGGGCATCCTCGCTGGGCGTGGCCGGGTACAGACGCTTGTTGCTGGTGACCATGCGCCCCTGCAGCTCCTTCATCACACCCTCCGCCATGTCCTTAGGCAGGGGCTTGCCGTGCCAGCCCATCTTGTCCTCTGCAGCTGtggacgtacacacacacaaacacacaaaggagGTGAACGTGTATGTATTATCTCGTTTTCGGGATATTCCCTGTATCTCCTGATTCTTTAATGTCACCTTCAACTCACAGTTTACACCTCGCTAAATCGAGGCCACCGGACTGagacaacacacgcacacactcacacacaactcaACAATGGGAAGTGATGTGCGTGTATCCTACACATTCTGAGGGATTACTGGGCTGCAGCAGCTAAACATATAAATCAGGACCAGGATTAGAGCAGGGTTAGGGAGCCCCCAGGATCAGAGGgtaggagtctgtgtgtgtgtgtgtgtgtgtgtgtgtgtgtgtgtgtgtgtgtggagggatgtCACTGTACCTGGTATGCCCTTGCCCTTGATGGTCTTGGCGATGATAGCGAGGGGCTGGTGGCGAGGCTGACTCAAAACCTTACACAGCTCCTCCACACTGTGCCCATCTACAATGACAGCAtgccagctgcacacacacacacacacaccacagagaaCAAGAAGAAAACACATGTTGTTTCCTCCCGTGTTTTTTCTGCAGGTCAGAGGTTGTCCTCAAACAATCACTAACCTAagacaacacaccacacacacactccaccccctctcctgccaGGTCGTACCCAAAGGCCTCGCAGCGTTTCTGGTACTTCTCCACATGGTGCTGCAGGGGCGTTGGGTCGCTCTGGCCCAGACGGTTGATGTCCAGGATGGCCACCAGGTTGTCCAGCTGGTAGTAGGAGGCGAAGGCCATGGCCTCCCACACCGCCCCCTCGGACATCTCCCCGTCCCCCAGCAGGCAGTACACACGGTAGCTGGAGGAGACACGGGAGATACACACTCATGATCACCCGCACACTGTGGAATGGGATGAAGTTGTCTATGGTTATCATACGGCAGGCTTAAGGCGGGGGCGAAGAGATACAACAATGTTGTCGCTCCCTTTGTTTGGCCTGCCCGTCATACGCCCAACGTTTCCATTCAGTTACTCTCTGCCCAGTTTTTCTCTCCTCGTGCCCAGAAGCTGTtgctgctcccctcccctcccctctgatcATCCCTATTTGGTCTTCAGGGGTAACAAGGCCTGACAGGTTTCCAGTCAAATAGGCCCATTCTTCTCCCAGCCAGGAGACAGATTGAGACACCCAGCTTTGAGGCTAGCATTCCTGCCCTGCCCCGAGAGGAGCTGCATTCCACAGCCGGGCCCTGGAACCACAGACCGGCACCTGGGACAGAACCACCTTAACCCCTGCTCTCCTGCATCCCCAGGGTTCTCCAGGGTTCCTCCTTGGTTAAAACAGAGTTCTTCTTATAGAGAGGTTGAGGTGACCCCTGGAGGATCCTCGTGACACCTGGGCAGAGCCACCAACCACCAAACCATGTCCATGTGATGCTGATAGTAGTGCTGGAAGTACGGTGAGTGTGAAGTTTGTGTGTtcagtttagtgtgtgtgtgtgctcagtagggtgtgtgtgtgtgtgttcagtacgGTGTGCGTGTTCAGTACGGTGTGTGTAGCcactatggtgtgtgtatgtgtgttcagtatggtgtgtgtgttcactatggtgtgtgtgttcagtatggtgtgtgtgtgtgttcagtatggtgtgtgtgttcagtatggtgtgtgtgttcttgatgTCCTTGTCCATGACACCAGATGAAAGGTCACAGTACGGGCCC of the Hypomesus transpacificus isolate Combined female chromosome 18, fHypTra1, whole genome shotgun sequence genome contains:
- the LOC124480611 gene encoding transketolase-like isoform X1, producing MEDYHKPDQQTVQALKNLANRLRINSIKATTAAGSGHPSSCCSVAEIMSVLFFHTMKYRPDDPRNPNNDRFILSKGHAAPVLYAVWAETGYLKESELVNLRKVDSILEGHPVPKQQFVDVATGSLGQGLGAACGMAYTGKFFDKASYRVYCLLGDGEMSEGAVWEAMAFASYYQLDNLVAILDINRLGQSDPTPLQHHVEKYQKRCEAFGWHAVIVDGHSVEELCKVLSQPRHQPLAIIAKTIKGKGIPAAEDKMGWHGKPLPKDMAEGVMKELQGRMVTSNKRLYPATPSEDAPPVSLRNIRMPSAPSYKTGDKIATRKAYGMALAKLGRYNERVVALDGDTKNSTFSEIFKNEHPNRYVECYIAEQNMVSVAMGCAVRDRNVVFASTFATFFSRAYDQIRMAAISESNINLCGSHCGISIGEDGPSQMGLEDLAMFRAIPTATVFYPSDGVSTEKAVELAANTKGVCFIRTSRPENAILYNSTEDFHVGQAKVVYKTNDDHVTVIGAGVTLHEALAAAEQLKKERINIRVIDPFTIKPLDSKTIIDNARATRGRILTVEDHYYEGGLGEAVCSAVASEAGYSVHRLAVAHVPRSGKPQELLKIFGIDRDAIAQAVRKMLSGSANSK
- the LOC124480611 gene encoding transketolase-like isoform X2: MSVLFFHTMKYRPDDPRNPNNDRFILSKGHAAPVLYAVWAETGYLKESELVNLRKVDSILEGHPVPKQQFVDVATGSLGQGLGAACGMAYTGKFFDKASYRVYCLLGDGEMSEGAVWEAMAFASYYQLDNLVAILDINRLGQSDPTPLQHHVEKYQKRCEAFGWHAVIVDGHSVEELCKVLSQPRHQPLAIIAKTIKGKGIPAAEDKMGWHGKPLPKDMAEGVMKELQGRMVTSNKRLYPATPSEDAPPVSLRNIRMPSAPSYKTGDKIATRKAYGMALAKLGRYNERVVALDGDTKNSTFSEIFKNEHPNRYVECYIAEQNMVSVAMGCAVRDRNVVFASTFATFFSRAYDQIRMAAISESNINLCGSHCGISIGEDGPSQMGLEDLAMFRAIPTATVFYPSDGVSTEKAVELAANTKGVCFIRTSRPENAILYNSTEDFHVGQAKVVYKTNDDHVTVIGAGVTLHEALAAAEQLKKERINIRVIDPFTIKPLDSKTIIDNARATRGRILTVEDHYYEGGLGEAVCSAVASEAGYSVHRLAVAHVPRSGKPQELLKIFGIDRDAIAQAVRKMLSGSANSK